From Synoicihabitans lomoniglobus, the proteins below share one genomic window:
- the glf gene encoding UDP-galactopyranose mutase: MPEYNFLIVGAGFSGAVIARHLATHTNARIEVIDSRDHIGGNCHTARDAATGVMVHTYGPHIFNTRRDDVWNYVNQFAEFGPYTNRVKAHTPQGVFGLPINLLTINQFFGQTFSPAEARAHLASLGDHSIEEPQNFEEQALKFLGRKLYENFFRGYTIKQWGCDPKELPASILKRLPVRFNYDDSYFDCVHQGIPREGYTALIERILDAPRITVNLSRPFDPAERTKYEHVFYTGPIDAFFEHRYGRLGYRTVTFERVDATGDFQGNAVINYTDAKVPYSRVHEHKHFAPWESHEHTVAFQEYSKETQSGDIPYYPKRLKADVELLQRYVELAMQERAVSFVGRLGTYRYLNMDQVIGESLDFAHQAVDALAHGKRVPVFSTAPISSS; this comes from the coding sequence ATGCCTGAATATAATTTCCTCATAGTAGGTGCCGGATTCTCAGGCGCTGTCATCGCACGTCACTTAGCGACGCACACCAACGCTCGTATCGAAGTGATCGACTCGCGCGATCATATTGGTGGCAACTGCCACACAGCCAGGGACGCGGCTACCGGAGTAATGGTGCATACCTACGGCCCGCATATTTTCAACACGCGTCGGGACGATGTGTGGAACTACGTCAATCAGTTTGCCGAGTTTGGCCCCTACACTAATCGCGTAAAGGCCCACACGCCGCAGGGAGTCTTTGGGCTTCCGATCAACCTGCTGACCATCAACCAATTTTTCGGCCAGACGTTTAGTCCGGCGGAAGCACGTGCCCACTTGGCTTCGCTTGGCGACCACTCGATCGAGGAGCCGCAGAATTTCGAGGAACAGGCCCTCAAATTTCTTGGCCGTAAATTGTATGAAAACTTTTTTCGCGGTTACACTATCAAGCAATGGGGTTGCGACCCCAAGGAACTGCCTGCTTCGATACTCAAACGACTACCGGTTCGTTTTAACTATGATGACAGCTACTTCGACTGTGTCCACCAAGGTATCCCCCGTGAGGGATACACCGCGCTGATCGAGCGGATTTTGGATGCTCCACGCATTACGGTGAACCTCTCCCGTCCTTTCGATCCAGCCGAACGCACGAAGTACGAACACGTTTTTTACACCGGTCCAATAGATGCATTCTTCGAGCATCGCTACGGCCGATTAGGCTATCGCACGGTGACGTTCGAGCGCGTCGACGCGACCGGCGATTTTCAAGGCAACGCAGTCATCAATTATACTGATGCCAAGGTCCCCTACTCCCGTGTTCATGAGCACAAACATTTCGCACCATGGGAATCGCATGAGCACACCGTGGCATTTCAGGAATACTCGAAAGAAACCCAGTCGGGCGACATCCCCTATTATCCAAAGCGTTTGAAGGCCGATGTGGAGCTATTACAGCGCTATGTCGAATTGGCGATGCAAGAGAGAGCCGTATCTTTCGTGGGTCGACTCGGCACTTACCGTTATTTGAACATGGATCAAGTTATTGGAGAATCCCTCGATTTCGCTCACCAAGCGGTCGACGCGCTTGCCCATGGCAAGCGCGTGCCGGTATTTTCTACTGCTCCAATATCTTCGTCATGA
- a CDS encoding NTP transferase domain-containing protein, producing the protein MKTKVSIISNIDDLPAELVAGDPSKSKNWSVVVAAAGKGSRLNWHLPKILFPIDGQSILERLVKVFKPHAQHFVFVLSPTGAPLVKVETEKLLPDRHSIAIQCTPNGMADAVLTGLGKVKTPNVIVVWGDQAALRHRTIAAGVYKLETGNFDAVIPTVIRSNPYIHFERDSNHSIKYVRQAREGDIMPKVGESDAGVFFFKTQMLKSAILAPAHQSDMRGARTNEINLLPLIPLLARNYKIASLNGVTETESLGINSLADAERMEQMLRVN; encoded by the coding sequence TTGAAAACTAAAGTATCAATTATTTCAAACATTGACGACTTACCTGCGGAACTTGTTGCAGGCGATCCCTCGAAGAGCAAGAATTGGTCGGTAGTTGTTGCAGCAGCCGGCAAGGGCTCCAGACTTAACTGGCATCTGCCGAAGATCCTCTTCCCAATTGACGGCCAGTCAATACTCGAACGTTTGGTTAAAGTATTTAAACCACATGCCCAACATTTTGTATTCGTGTTATCGCCTACCGGAGCACCACTGGTAAAGGTTGAAACCGAAAAGCTTCTCCCTGATCGACACTCGATCGCTATACAATGTACACCAAATGGAATGGCAGATGCCGTACTTACCGGATTGGGAAAAGTCAAAACTCCGAATGTCATTGTAGTTTGGGGAGACCAAGCAGCATTGCGTCATCGCACAATTGCCGCCGGTGTTTATAAATTGGAAACCGGCAATTTCGATGCGGTAATTCCTACGGTCATAAGATCTAATCCATACATCCATTTTGAGCGTGATTCTAACCACTCAATCAAATATGTGCGACAAGCACGGGAAGGAGATATTATGCCTAAGGTTGGAGAGAGCGACGCTGGAGTATTTTTCTTTAAAACACAGATGTTAAAATCTGCGATTCTCGCACCCGCACACCAATCAGACATGCGCGGCGCAAGAACCAACGAAATTAATTTGTTACCTTTAATTCCATTGCTTGCTCGCAATTATAAAATAGCATCACTTAACGGTGTCACCGAAACCGAGTCTCTCGGTATCAACTCTCTCGCTGACGCAGAACGAATGGAACAAATGCTTCGGGTGAATTGA
- a CDS encoding glycosyltransferase family 4 protein produces the protein MTKADAPEIVHGLETPYPLRPFQNYFRLEGWALIKNGAGRTRARVRIDQKVFLPESEPLRDDVAVLYPEIPYARTSGFVFVCLLPFGNYLGSLEVSNDGGSTWHTVRNMMIPVSSHPLMGAFETAGTDGVLTETKRLAGWLWHPEFTLREVVLLFGNIAVPVKFGVRRPDVGSRFPGQPEAQFSGFITCENLPRGKGPIRLQATTTCGRVYFLDAKFSANLPTGAYLKPRSPRDIWELPPARLPMAEPRDSPTERGSFNLLFVLYGDFTSNSASHISAFANELIARGFDCIVAVPEHAETIGALPDARFMAIEYADLGQLPSFYRDGRPPTVVHAWTTRELVRQFSTAVASRFGSQIVVHLEDNEQELLANHIGCTRNELNSMDTVELDSRVPTTLSHPRRAAELLAKAVGVTTIITRLTEFVPPHVPHVTIWPAAAKAFYPRETNAGLRAKLGLSANDIVLFYHGNVHQANAREVGDLYRAVEMLNDSGLSTWLVRTGRNEPEFAEWVTPRLRGKFVELGFIKRSKDLPTLMSMADFFVQPGSAGAFNDYRFPSKLPEFFALGRPVILPSSNLGETLQHGRDAFILEKADSAGIASAISTLHQNKGLAKKLAAGAIAFAAENFSWTHSTDRLLEFYLKHTSLKNPGNERRLAAKSLNAAFAPTNCV, from the coding sequence ATGACAAAAGCTGATGCGCCCGAAATCGTGCATGGGCTGGAGACCCCTTACCCGCTGCGTCCCTTCCAGAACTACTTCCGACTAGAAGGTTGGGCTCTCATAAAAAACGGTGCGGGGCGCACGCGTGCCCGGGTTCGCATCGACCAAAAAGTCTTCCTCCCCGAGTCGGAGCCTTTGCGAGACGATGTCGCCGTTTTGTATCCTGAAATTCCGTATGCACGAACCAGCGGCTTCGTGTTCGTCTGTTTGCTTCCATTCGGTAACTATCTTGGCTCTCTTGAGGTGAGTAACGACGGTGGTTCGACGTGGCACACGGTGCGAAACATGATGATTCCAGTAAGCTCCCACCCGTTGATGGGAGCGTTTGAGACCGCTGGCACGGATGGGGTGCTAACCGAGACAAAGCGATTGGCGGGTTGGCTGTGGCACCCCGAATTTACTTTGCGCGAAGTCGTCCTGCTGTTCGGCAATATCGCCGTTCCAGTTAAGTTCGGGGTGAGGAGACCCGACGTGGGCAGTCGGTTCCCTGGCCAACCCGAGGCTCAATTTTCAGGCTTTATCACATGCGAAAATCTACCGCGTGGCAAAGGACCAATTCGTTTACAAGCAACCACCACATGTGGCCGAGTCTATTTTCTGGACGCTAAGTTCAGCGCCAATCTACCAACCGGAGCTTATCTTAAACCCCGCTCTCCTCGTGATATCTGGGAGTTGCCGCCTGCCCGGCTTCCGATGGCTGAACCCCGGGACAGCCCAACCGAGCGCGGATCGTTCAATTTACTTTTCGTTCTCTATGGCGATTTTACCTCCAACAGTGCCTCACACATATCCGCGTTTGCTAACGAATTGATTGCGCGTGGCTTCGATTGCATCGTCGCCGTGCCTGAACACGCGGAAACCATAGGTGCGCTTCCAGATGCACGATTCATGGCAATCGAATACGCCGACCTCGGTCAGCTGCCGAGTTTCTATCGAGACGGCCGCCCTCCGACCGTCGTCCACGCTTGGACGACTCGAGAACTCGTGCGGCAGTTCAGCACAGCGGTCGCTTCACGCTTTGGCTCCCAAATTGTGGTGCATTTGGAAGACAACGAGCAGGAGCTTTTGGCAAATCATATCGGTTGCACTCGCAACGAGCTGAATTCCATGGATACGGTCGAACTGGACAGTCGTGTTCCCACTACACTTTCCCACCCGCGAAGGGCGGCCGAGCTATTGGCGAAGGCGGTGGGTGTCACCACGATTATTACTCGGTTGACGGAGTTTGTTCCGCCCCATGTCCCCCATGTCACGATTTGGCCAGCGGCAGCAAAGGCGTTTTATCCTCGTGAGACCAATGCCGGGTTACGCGCCAAACTCGGTTTGTCAGCAAACGATATTGTTCTTTTTTATCACGGAAATGTGCATCAGGCCAATGCCCGTGAAGTGGGTGATTTATATCGAGCAGTCGAAATGCTCAATGACTCAGGCCTGTCTACTTGGCTGGTTCGCACGGGTCGAAACGAACCGGAATTCGCCGAATGGGTGACCCCCCGGTTACGGGGTAAGTTCGTTGAGCTTGGTTTCATCAAACGATCAAAAGACCTGCCCACGTTGATGAGTATGGCGGACTTTTTCGTTCAGCCCGGTTCAGCAGGAGCATTCAATGACTATCGCTTTCCATCGAAACTACCAGAGTTTTTCGCACTCGGACGCCCCGTGATACTACCCTCCTCAAATCTCGGCGAAACCCTGCAACATGGTCGAGACGCATTCATTTTAGAGAAGGCCGACAGCGCTGGGATTGCTTCTGCCATCAGCACCTTGCATCAGAACAAGGGTTTGGCCAAGAAACTTGCAGCTGGAGCGATTGCTTTCGCCGCCGAAAATTTTTCGTGGACCCATAGCACCGACCGTCTGCTCGAATTCTACCTCAAACACACCTCTTTAAAAAACCCCGGCAATGAGCGCCGCCTTGCGGCCAAGTCGCTCAATGCAGCCTTTGCCCCGACAAATTGCGTCTAG
- a CDS encoding glycosyltransferase family 2 protein, producing MISSELAIVIPVYNESANIVALLQEWREVLDPLDIDYRILAFNDGSRDDTGRILDEATNTLDRLEVVHKPNTGHGRTCRFGYDRAVSLGFAWILQIDSDGQCDPAYFKEIWNKRVSADCVFGLRVTRDDGWRRALISRLLRFSTFILTGRDLRDANVPYRLMRADVLQRALKRVPANFDIQNVALTLALKRERFVTWSYVPIRFRDRQGGTNSINVAKILKMGWDMLASLHRVS from the coding sequence ATGATTTCATCCGAGCTAGCCATAGTGATACCAGTTTACAATGAGTCCGCCAACATCGTCGCTTTACTCCAAGAATGGCGGGAGGTGCTTGATCCCTTGGACATCGATTATCGCATCCTCGCGTTCAATGACGGCTCTAGGGATGACACTGGCCGCATTTTGGATGAGGCCACCAATACCCTTGATCGCCTAGAGGTGGTGCATAAACCCAATACTGGACATGGCCGCACCTGTCGATTCGGATACGATCGAGCTGTGAGTCTCGGTTTCGCTTGGATTCTTCAGATTGACTCAGATGGTCAGTGTGACCCGGCCTACTTCAAAGAAATTTGGAATAAACGCGTGAGCGCCGATTGCGTTTTTGGGTTGCGTGTTACGCGGGACGACGGGTGGAGGCGCGCTCTAATTTCAAGATTACTTCGCTTCTCCACATTTATTCTAACCGGACGCGACCTGCGTGACGCAAACGTGCCTTATCGGTTAATGCGAGCTGACGTGTTGCAACGTGCTCTCAAACGCGTTCCCGCCAATTTCGATATTCAAAATGTCGCCCTCACCCTTGCGCTCAAACGGGAGCGATTCGTGACCTGGTCCTATGTTCCGATTCGCTTCCGAGATCGCCAAGGGGGCACCAACAGCATCAATGTGGCGAAAATCCTCAAGATGGGTTGGGACATGCTCGCCTCACTCCATCGCGTAAGTTGA
- a CDS encoding class I SAM-dependent methyltransferase, whose protein sequence is MAQLNKSPSINNPDLFDDTQCPVCNGLKFTVLKEATYTSGINEDNLLKLYSASSHSGLLDQVVKCKSCDSVYLNPRPKQDIIIKSYQDAIDPVFVEQNDARIATFRRSLENLERRHGFSASSHPKILDVGCAGGAFLRAASDRGYEAIGIEPSRWMVDHARNKLGVDARQGILTANSFQNNSFDIVSLWDVLEHLPEPSMTLDDIAQMLKPGGFLIVNYPDIGSLAARVLGGRWPFWLSVHLTYYTRQTIRKQLNQCGFDVVSIKPYFQSLKLGYALERASVIFKPFSILGSLVNLCRFQSVPIRYNMGQTLVLARKRA, encoded by the coding sequence ATGGCTCAACTGAATAAATCTCCCTCCATCAACAATCCTGACTTGTTCGATGACACCCAATGCCCTGTTTGTAATGGGTTGAAATTTACAGTTCTCAAAGAGGCTACTTATACCTCTGGGATTAATGAAGATAATCTACTCAAGCTCTACAGTGCATCGAGCCACTCCGGACTTCTAGACCAAGTCGTGAAATGCAAGAGCTGCGATAGCGTTTATCTCAATCCGAGGCCAAAACAGGATATCATTATCAAATCCTATCAAGATGCGATTGACCCGGTCTTCGTAGAACAAAACGACGCAAGAATCGCGACGTTTCGAAGATCGCTGGAAAATTTAGAACGGCGTCATGGATTCTCAGCCTCTTCGCATCCTAAAATTTTGGATGTGGGTTGTGCGGGCGGTGCATTCTTACGAGCAGCATCCGACCGCGGTTATGAAGCCATAGGGATCGAACCTAGTCGATGGATGGTGGACCATGCTCGAAATAAACTTGGAGTGGACGCACGTCAGGGAATATTGACTGCTAATTCTTTTCAAAATAATTCATTCGACATTGTATCGCTCTGGGACGTTTTAGAGCACTTACCAGAACCGTCCATGACATTGGACGACATAGCTCAAATGCTAAAACCAGGTGGATTTCTCATCGTGAATTACCCGGATATTGGGAGTCTAGCGGCGCGAGTTCTCGGGGGGCGTTGGCCTTTCTGGCTCAGCGTCCATCTAACCTACTACACTCGCCAGACAATACGAAAGCAATTAAATCAGTGCGGCTTCGATGTGGTTAGCATTAAGCCATACTTTCAAAGTTTAAAATTAGGATACGCCTTGGAACGCGCCAGCGTAATATTTAAACCATTTTCAATTCTTGGAAGCCTGGTAAACCTTTGCCGATTCCAATCGGTGCCAATACGCTACAACATGGGTCAAACACTCGTTTTGGCGCGAAAACGGGCATGA
- a CDS encoding ABC transporter ATP-binding protein: MTGLPATESIDSASSIKVNGLSKTYRVWESPWHRLKHLLLANLKRISGQRNPIRERLDRWTGTGFRDVKALAKVSFEIGRGEVVGIIGYNGSGKSTLLQILAGTLTPTSGEVEVNGRVAALLELGSGFNPDFSGRENAYLYGALLGFSREYLKQHMHAIEEFAEIGEFIDEPVKTYSTGMVTRLAFAVLTQLDPDILIVDEALSVGDAYFQHKSINLIRQFQQAGKTMLIVSHSPGTIKSMCTRAIILERGVLIREGPAASVCDYYNALVAKKQKDAEIRQVERHKGGPVITRSGDRRVVIGDVELVAESGAPARTFTVGETARIACALEVRSEVHNPTVGMLLRDRLGSDVFGSNTHYQKTEVGTLEAGRRCEIVFTFPMNLAPGRYSITVAAHSGRDHLSDNYDWQDNVIVFEVLPGLEATFTGTAWLNLEVEVNRDKVSLLRPYAWGNALNFGADGESIRHKQQGWSATEDQHTWTDGPEAVLRFDLPSSETDRSLRFRVGGFCTPETPRQRVSILFDDAFIAELEISEIYEHIIRIPSRMLAKSGRHIVKFALPDATAPAAMGISDDSRLLALQFFELSIV, from the coding sequence ATGACTGGCCTGCCCGCCACGGAATCCATCGACAGCGCATCATCAATTAAAGTGAATGGACTCTCCAAGACCTATCGTGTCTGGGAGAGTCCTTGGCATCGTCTGAAACACTTGTTGCTTGCAAATTTAAAGCGAATATCCGGGCAGCGAAACCCGATTCGTGAAAGATTGGATCGTTGGACCGGCACGGGCTTTCGAGATGTCAAAGCATTGGCTAAAGTTTCGTTCGAGATAGGCCGTGGTGAAGTAGTGGGAATTATTGGTTATAACGGTTCAGGGAAATCCACCCTTCTTCAAATTCTTGCTGGAACCCTCACCCCAACGAGTGGCGAGGTGGAGGTTAACGGAAGGGTGGCCGCACTTTTAGAGTTGGGTTCTGGGTTTAATCCTGATTTTTCCGGCCGGGAAAACGCCTACCTTTACGGTGCGTTATTAGGATTTTCCCGCGAATATCTAAAGCAGCACATGCATGCGATTGAGGAATTTGCTGAAATCGGTGAATTCATAGACGAACCTGTTAAAACCTACTCTACCGGTATGGTGACTCGATTGGCCTTTGCCGTTCTCACTCAATTAGACCCCGATATACTTATCGTCGATGAAGCCTTATCTGTCGGAGATGCATACTTTCAACATAAATCCATCAACCTAATCAGACAGTTCCAACAGGCTGGGAAAACGATGCTAATCGTGAGCCACAGCCCCGGCACTATCAAGAGTATGTGCACCCGTGCCATTATTCTTGAACGGGGTGTTCTCATACGCGAGGGCCCGGCGGCCTCAGTTTGTGATTACTATAACGCTTTGGTCGCGAAAAAGCAGAAGGACGCAGAAATACGCCAAGTCGAACGCCATAAAGGGGGCCCGGTCATAACACGATCCGGGGACCGTCGCGTGGTCATCGGTGACGTGGAACTGGTTGCAGAAAGCGGCGCACCTGCACGAACTTTCACTGTAGGTGAAACCGCTAGAATAGCCTGCGCCTTGGAGGTTCGTAGTGAAGTCCACAATCCGACCGTCGGTATGCTGCTGAGGGACCGACTGGGAAGTGATGTTTTTGGTTCAAATACCCATTATCAGAAAACCGAGGTCGGCACGCTCGAAGCAGGTCGCCGATGCGAGATCGTTTTCACCTTTCCGATGAACCTCGCCCCCGGTCGATATTCCATCACCGTCGCCGCACACTCCGGCCGAGACCACCTTTCCGACAACTACGACTGGCAAGACAACGTGATTGTTTTTGAGGTTCTTCCGGGCTTGGAAGCCACCTTTACGGGAACCGCCTGGCTTAACTTAGAAGTCGAGGTCAACCGAGACAAGGTTTCGTTACTGCGCCCATACGCTTGGGGTAACGCGCTTAACTTCGGTGCCGACGGTGAATCCATCCGCCACAAGCAACAAGGTTGGTCCGCAACGGAGGATCAACACACATGGACAGACGGACCTGAAGCAGTCTTGCGATTCGACTTACCCAGTTCGGAAACAGATCGGTCACTTCGCTTTCGAGTTGGTGGTTTTTGCACACCGGAGACTCCGCGGCAACGAGTGAGCATCTTGTTCGATGACGCGTTCATCGCAGAACTGGAGATTAGCGAAATCTACGAACACATTATTCGTATTCCGTCTAGGATGTTAGCCAAATCGGGACGACATATTGTGAAGTTTGCGCTTCCTGATGCAACAGCGCCCGCAGCAATGGGGATCTCCGATGATTCCAGACTTCTCGCCCTCCAGTTTTTCGAACTATCAATCGTTTAA
- a CDS encoding 2-phospho-L-lactate transferase CofD family protein, with translation MQASNKINIVLFSGGSGTKSITEAFLKHPQINLSILLNAYDDGHSTGRLRKFIPGMLGPSDVRKNISRLMPLNERCFKALAELSDLRLPKKIRYDDAVTIIRGLSSRSSENLPKDITSLFVSLTLKQIDTLSIWCNEFLNYASKRAEEGSPFDYNDCALGNILFAGCYLTSKQNFNTAIKSFSAFYEIKSHLLNVTDGENLFLVATTEEGTVLRNEADIVSEHSGSKISGIYLLQESAFRESIQSNLLDDAEASEFIRRNHVFPKLNEELPDVFENADVIIYGPGTQHSSLFPSYLTEGIAELVAANKQADKVFICNTRKDHDIVAEDAGSIARRFLHCMRRYDKVDLNEENFVTHFFIQKSPESNSTDSTLVPFNLESFPFASRKLVLLDWETPEGHHIGGRVLEELQVIVQPRLEVVLKSIHHLVTIVVPALNEEETIEKSLKQLLALDFSELNLAKEILFVDGGSTDRTNEIVSTLSGVRKIQVRNSHGRGDALRAGIDNSKGNIVVFFPADAEYSAKDLHPIVTAFIQGNFEVVFGSRAIKCVNLNRRINEIYGNAWMSYFMSKYGGILLSMTALLLYNRYVADPLTSIKAFDGRILRSLKLKSSGVDLDMELIAKVSRLEKFILEIPVEYLPRAKSEGKKTTPWQGLRALWAFFRYRFDN, from the coding sequence ATGCAGGCATCCAATAAAATAAACATTGTTCTCTTCTCCGGCGGAAGTGGAACAAAAAGCATCACGGAGGCGTTTCTCAAACATCCGCAGATCAATCTTTCCATTTTACTCAACGCTTATGACGACGGGCACTCCACCGGTCGTCTGCGTAAATTTATTCCAGGAATGCTCGGTCCCTCCGACGTCCGTAAGAACATCAGCCGTCTCATGCCTCTAAATGAACGCTGTTTCAAAGCCTTGGCAGAACTATCCGATTTACGACTGCCTAAAAAGATTCGATATGATGACGCAGTCACAATTATTAGAGGGTTATCCTCTCGATCCAGTGAGAACCTTCCTAAGGATATAACTTCTCTTTTTGTTTCTTTAACTTTGAAACAAATTGATACGCTTTCAATCTGGTGTAATGAATTCCTTAACTACGCAAGCAAGCGCGCCGAAGAAGGATCCCCGTTCGACTACAACGATTGCGCGTTAGGAAATATTTTGTTCGCTGGTTGTTATTTAACCTCAAAACAGAACTTCAATACAGCGATTAAGTCATTCTCAGCTTTCTATGAGATAAAATCGCACCTACTGAATGTGACGGATGGAGAAAACTTATTTTTGGTCGCTACTACGGAAGAAGGAACCGTACTGCGAAATGAAGCCGATATCGTTTCAGAACATTCCGGCTCCAAAATATCTGGCATATATTTGCTTCAAGAATCTGCTTTTCGTGAGAGTATTCAAAGCAACTTACTTGACGACGCAGAAGCATCGGAATTCATTCGCCGAAATCATGTCTTTCCGAAACTTAACGAAGAACTACCAGATGTTTTCGAAAATGCGGATGTCATCATTTACGGTCCGGGAACCCAGCATTCTTCTCTTTTCCCTTCCTATCTAACTGAAGGAATAGCCGAGCTAGTCGCCGCGAATAAACAGGCGGACAAGGTGTTTATTTGCAACACGAGAAAAGACCATGATATTGTCGCCGAAGACGCAGGAAGCATCGCACGACGTTTCCTTCATTGCATGAGGCGATATGATAAAGTCGATCTCAATGAAGAAAATTTCGTAACTCACTTCTTTATTCAAAAGTCTCCAGAATCAAATTCAACTGATAGCACGCTTGTACCGTTCAATTTGGAGTCCTTTCCGTTTGCTTCGAGAAAACTAGTCCTACTCGACTGGGAAACCCCTGAAGGCCACCACATCGGAGGCCGAGTGCTTGAAGAGCTCCAAGTTATCGTGCAGCCTCGATTGGAAGTGGTGCTAAAATCCATACATCATTTAGTAACGATTGTAGTTCCGGCTTTAAACGAAGAGGAAACAATAGAGAAATCATTAAAGCAGCTTTTAGCACTCGATTTCTCCGAACTCAATCTGGCTAAAGAAATATTGTTCGTCGATGGGGGCTCCACCGACCGAACTAATGAGATTGTATCCACACTCTCGGGCGTGCGAAAAATACAAGTAAGAAATTCGCACGGAAGAGGAGATGCGCTTCGCGCAGGTATCGATAATTCTAAAGGCAACATCGTAGTATTCTTTCCTGCGGATGCGGAGTATTCAGCGAAAGATCTTCATCCCATTGTCACCGCGTTCATTCAGGGCAATTTTGAAGTCGTATTCGGAAGTCGCGCCATCAAATGCGTCAATTTGAACCGTCGCATTAACGAAATTTACGGTAACGCTTGGATGAGTTATTTCATGAGTAAATACGGCGGTATCTTACTCAGCATGACTGCATTACTCCTATACAATCGCTATGTCGCAGATCCTCTCACCAGTATAAAAGCATTCGACGGTCGCATTCTTCGAAGCCTGAAATTAAAATCTTCCGGGGTCGACCTTGATATGGAACTGATTGCGAAAGTCAGTCGCTTGGAAAAATTCATTTTAGAGATTCCGGTCGAATATCTACCTCGTGCAAAATCGGAAGGCAAGAAGACGACCCCATGGCAGGGGTTACGAGCGCTTTGGGCCTTCTTCAGATACAGATTCGACAATTAA
- a CDS encoding HAD family hydrolase has translation MTIPNRFKAIIFDMDGVLINSSDCHANAFRQVFNSIGIKNFHYPDYAGRRTTEVITSVFIHHGLKPDVNLIKHLAKQKTALALSFIRNKQPIFDGTTEMLKRLFPKFQLALASSASRQSVDLFLELSTSKSLFKTTLCGDDVAEAKPSPEIYITTSNRLSIEPSQCLVVEDAISGIDAALNAGMTVWSVTTTHTRNELITAGAHVVLKNAASLH, from the coding sequence ATGACCATACCAAATAGGTTCAAGGCTATTATTTTCGATATGGACGGCGTGCTTATAAATTCAAGTGATTGCCATGCCAACGCTTTTCGACAAGTTTTTAATTCTATTGGTATAAAGAATTTTCACTACCCTGACTACGCCGGAAGGCGGACCACAGAAGTCATTACATCGGTTTTCATACATCACGGACTAAAACCAGACGTCAATTTAATTAAACACCTCGCGAAACAGAAAACTGCGCTGGCATTATCTTTTATCAGAAATAAACAACCAATATTCGATGGCACTACTGAGATGCTCAAACGATTGTTTCCTAAATTTCAACTTGCTTTAGCGAGTTCTGCATCCCGCCAATCGGTAGACCTTTTCCTAGAACTATCAACGTCTAAAAGTCTCTTTAAAACAACGCTGTGTGGTGACGACGTGGCCGAAGCCAAACCTTCTCCGGAAATTTATATAACAACTTCGAACCGCTTGTCAATTGAACCATCTCAATGCCTTGTCGTTGAAGATGCCATCTCTGGGATCGATGCGGCTTTGAATGCTGGCATGACTGTATGGTCCGTTACTACTACTCACACTAGAAATGAACTTATTACAGCCGGCGCACACGTTGTTTTAAAAAATGCGGCTTCTTTACACTAA
- a CDS encoding glycosyltransferase family 2 protein → MKTLSIIIPAYNESATIGDLLVKINSVDLTPLGFSKEVLVVDDGSNDNTAAIASSHSNIICFTQVPNQGKGKAVRRGIIECSGDFILIQDADLEYNPNNYFELVAALSSQNNTAVYGSRILGQKRLPNASRLFPGKHPNQDIGPWFAGIVLSIWTALLYRKWITDTLTAYKLYPAKYLKSLKLETSGFETDHEITAKLINGGVNIIEIPVDYRPRSVNEGKKIKPRDGLIALRTLWRYRNFSRR, encoded by the coding sequence ATGAAAACTCTATCTATTATTATTCCAGCCTACAACGAGTCCGCTACCATTGGCGATTTGTTGGTTAAAATTAATTCAGTAGATTTAACCCCACTCGGTTTCTCAAAGGAAGTCTTAGTAGTAGACGATGGATCGAATGACAATACAGCTGCCATTGCGTCATCACATTCTAATATCATTTGCTTCACACAAGTGCCTAACCAAGGGAAAGGCAAGGCCGTTCGTCGAGGCATTATAGAGTGTAGCGGCGACTTTATACTTATTCAGGATGCAGACTTGGAATACAATCCAAACAATTATTTTGAACTTGTCGCTGCGCTATCTTCACAAAACAACACAGCTGTCTACGGGAGTCGCATACTTGGCCAAAAACGTTTGCCTAATGCATCACGCCTTTTTCCTGGAAAGCACCCGAATCAAGACATCGGTCCTTGGTTCGCCGGAATCGTGTTGTCAATCTGGACTGCACTACTATACAGAAAGTGGATCACAGACACGCTCACAGCTTATAAACTTTATCCTGCGAAATATCTTAAATCCCTAAAACTAGAAACTTCCGGATTTGAAACCGATCATGAAATCACAGCTAAACTTATAAATGGGGGGGTAAATATTATTGAAATCCCAGTCGATTACCGTCCGCGATCAGTCAATGAAGGGAAAAAAATTAAACCTCGAGACGGACTGATTGCACTTCGCACGTTGTGGCGATATCGTAATTTCTCTCGACGCTAG